The following proteins come from a genomic window of Dromaius novaehollandiae isolate bDroNov1 chromosome 19, bDroNov1.hap1, whole genome shotgun sequence:
- the GLOD4 gene encoding glyoxalase domain-containing protein 4, which produces MGARRALHFVFKVGDRGRSARFYRELLGMRVLRHEEFEEGCKASCNGPYDGKWSKTMVGYGPEDNHFVAELTYNYGIGEYRLGNDFLGITLVSSQAVSNAKKLGWPLSEVATGMFETEAPGGYKFYLEDKEQLKEDPVLKVTLGVSDLQKSINYWSNLLGMKIYEKDEEKQRVLLGYADNQCKLELKNVGGAVDHGTAFGRIAFSCAKEELPNIEALMKKENQKILTPLVSLDTPGKATVQVIILADPDGHEICFVGDEAFRDLSKVDPNGDKLLDDAMAADKSDKWFAEKKMKKASA; this is translated from the exons ATGGGGGCGCGGCGCGCGCTGCACTTCGTCTTCAAAGTGGGCGACCGCGGCCGCAGCGCGCGCTTCTACCGCGAGCTGCTGGGCATGAGG GTTCTCAGACATGAAGAATTCGAGGAAGGCTGTAAAGCTAGCTGCAACGG CCCTTATGATGGAAAATGGAGTAAAACAATGGTGGGCTATGGACCAGAAGACAATCACTTTGTTGCAGAGTTGACTTACAATTACGGTATTGGAGAGTATCGACTTGGCAATGACTTTCTG GGCATAACACTTGTGTCCAGCCAGGCTGTGAGCAACGCTAAGAAGCTGGGGTGGCCCCTCAGTGAAGTTGCCACTGGTATGTTTGAAACTGAAGCCCCAGGAGGATACAAGTTCTACTTGGAAGACAAGGAACAGCTAAAGGAAG ATCCTGTGCTAAAGGTAACTTTGGGTGTCTCCGATCTGCAGAAGTCTATTAACTACTGGTCTAATTTGCTTGGGATGAAAATATATGAGAAGgatgaggaaaagcaaagggTTTTGCTAGGCTATGCAGATAACCAG tgtaAATTGGAGTTGAAGAATGTTGGAGGAGCAGTGGATCATGGGACAGCATTTGGGCGGATTGCCTTTTCCTGTGCAAAGGAAGAG TTGCCAAACATTGAAGCACTGATGAAAAAGGAGAATCAGAAAATTTTAACACCTCTGGTTAGCTTGGACACACCTGGCAAAGCCACAGTACAAGTGATTATTTTGGCAGATCCT GATGGCCATGAAATCTGCTTTGTGGGAGATGAAGCATTTAGAGATCTGTCCAAGGTGGATCCTAACGGTGACAAATTGTTAGATGAT GCCATGGCAGCAGACAAGAGTGACAAATGGTTTGctgagaaaaagatgaagaaggCTTCTGCTTAG
- the GEMIN4 gene encoding gem-associated protein 4: MEAGPWGVCEEMAILHGGFLLAAKLFQPRPLRELRKADWPLVGPPIADALREIGARRPAPPRPGLWKKQAVAVVWAKVLLPGPPPASLDRGWREDAFFSVGRMIPDVNHTVLFELAKALDVPRLFVQLLLALPRDLRRGELQRLVEYVASETSPADVGFFLDVWWEVMKHKEGQEDGTASTFSALIRQHGPEPSTDDGLQPPKRFKSDPVPVAGPPAASSLLMVLVEGLQKTYRSIALPRMKCYALANLAELLSVFAELGPEGSSLPVAEYLDKVCSVVSLWNSDAESRYHQRGLDEKVREAERSMSLLSVLKLSDEELFAGLHLLRNLLHAWGEELQGTLNNSEELCYESYRLLDTLTTFRKNLTCFSETRDLSEDEKPIVLELMQIIEHFLKKISTSLKSKDSDTSLVSSVAMTIIERKLDRHMEMCSVFASEQTWAFSKDWVDCLVRNKTLFQKPELVMKLLETVMNFTASSQDREARELQMQVTRAILECYTELSLADKNEVLSGVLASWGGPGLSLNLQVVMEGFQEDLNVAFNQITQSVSDQGLSRAVASIARLTLLYPEATVKKVCNLAVVNLGTHQFLAQILCSLPALNFLETHDDPGRPRSLVVRCLKEAVWGKLSTAREEEQFLEFLAFLMQPSSAAPLVSPAEVTKAFILPCLKSDCPQIELSLQILSKVLGMQSYPEEHWIKSCYPFPLLLSLCKLLDGYTRYWHQPRDRCFPSLETKDLVVNTLSRLCEVVRPEAAPSPDVWLQSLAWLHRKVASLDWTVGLRLKKLYGDHFKNEVPETLFEICKLPEDEWTSRALPAYGPGSGLLAWMECCCMSTALRETMLTLLAVNVDNPEEVNLFSKGFLVALIQVLPWCSHSEWKRLVHVVQSLLQRQVLHVPYTLEYVQHLPLLNLRPFAHYLQFSVLFLRGFQLLCSSSCSTWLPAEAWLHVVQLYCSSLTDLLGSVKRAAVPPVPPAEDPDPAQEASFVCIQLFCHALHVSAMLPANGCSEPLAVAALEVLSQYEAFSAADASPSIALRRANERHFLGCITDHVADKALRSTLLQKLGKLGA; encoded by the exons atGGAGGCAG GGCCGTGGGGCGTGTGCGAGGAGATGGCCATCCTGCACGGCGGGTTCCTGCTGGCCGCCAAGCTCTTCCAGCCGCGGCCGCTGCGGGAGCTGCGCAAGGCCGACTGGCCGCTGGTGGGGCCGCCCATCGCCGACGCCCTGCGCGAGatcggcgcccgccgccccgcgccgccgcgccccggcctcTGGAAGAAGCAGGCCGTCGCCGTGGTCTGGGCCAAggtgctgctgcccggccccccgcccgcctcgcTGGACCGGGGCTGGCGGGAGGACGCCTTCTTCTCCGTGGGCCGCATGATCCCCGACGTCAACCACACTGTGCTCTTCGAGCTGGCCAAGGCCCTCGACGTGCCCCGGCTCTtcgtgcagctgctgctggcgctgccccGGGACCTGCGGCGGGGCGAGCTGCAGCGCTTGGTGGAGTACGTCGCCAGCGAGACCTCCCCGGCGGACGTCGGCTTCTTCTTGGACGTGTGGTGGGAGGTGATGAAGCACAAGGAGGGGCAGGAGGACGGGACGGCCTCGACGTTCAGCGCTCTTATCCGTCAGCACGGGCCCGAGCCCTCCACGGACGACGGGCTCCAGCCGCCCAAGAGGTTCAAGAGCGACCCCGTCCCTGTGGCTGGCCCGcctgctgcctccagcctgcTCATGGTGCTGGTGGAGGGGCTGCAGAAGACCTACAGGAGCATCGCCCTGCCCCGCATGAAGTGCTACGCCTTGGCCAACCTGGCGGAGCTGCTGTCTGTGTTCGCTGAGCTGGGGCCAGAGGGCAGCTCCCTCCCCGTTGCCGAGTACCTGGACAAGGTCTGCTCCGTGGTCAGCCTCTGGAACAGCGATGCTGAGAGCCGGTACCACCAGAGAGGGCTGGACGAGAAGGTGAGGGAAGCTGAGAGGAGCATGAGCCTCTTGTCCGTGCTCAAGCTCTCTGATGAGGAGCTCTTTGCTGGCTTGCACTTGCTGCGCAACTTGCTGCATGCCTggggagaggagctgcagggCACCCTGAACAACTCCGAGGAGCTCTGCTACGAGAGCTACCGGCTCCTCGATACTCTTACCACCTTCAGGAAGAACCTGACTTGCTTCTCGGAGACTAGAGACCTGAGTGAGGACGAGAAGCCCATCGTGCTAGAGCTGATGCAGATCATCGAGCACTTCCTCAAGAAGATCAGCACCAGTCTGAAGAGCAAGGATTCGGATACCAGCCTCGTCTCTTCCGTTGCCATGACAATCATTGAACGGAAGCTGGACCGGCACATGGAGATGTGCTCCGTTTTTGCTTCCGAACAGACCTGGGCCTTTTCAAAGGACTGGGTTGACTGCCTTGTGAGAAACAAAACTCTCTTCCAGAAACCAGAGCTAGTTATGAAGTTGCTGGAGACCGTGATGAACTTCACTGCGTCCTCCCAAGACAGGGAGGCCCGAGAGCTGCAGATGCAGGTGACCAGAGCCATCCTGGAGTGTTACACTGAGCTTTCATTGGCTGACAAGAACGAAGTACTCTCAGGCGTCCTGGCTTCCTGGGGTGGTCCGGGCCTGTCCCTGAACTTGCAGGTTGTCATGGAGGGGTTCCAGGAGGATCTGAACGTGGCTTTCAACCAGATCACGCAGAGCGTTTCCGATCAAGGCCTGTCCAGGGCTGTGGCTTCCATAGCCAGGCTCACTCTGCTGTACCCCGAGGCCACCGTGAAGAAGGTCTGTAATCTTGCTGTTGTCAACCTAGGAACGCACCAGTTCCTCGCCCAAATCCTCTGCTCCTTGCCAGCGTTGAACTTCCTGGAGACGCATGATGATCCAGGTAGGCCACGCAGCCTGGTCGTGAGGTGTCTGAAGGAGGCTGTATGGGGGAAGCTTTCCACCGCCAGGGAAGAGGAGCAGTTTCTTGAGTTCTTGGCCTTTCTCATGCAGCCAAGCTCAGCGGCTCCACTTGTGTCACCTGCAGAGGTGACTAAAGCCTTTATCCTGCCTTGTTTGAAATCAGACTGTCCTCAAATTGAGCTGAGCCTTCAGATCCTCAGTAAGGTTTTGGGGATGCAGTCCTATCCGGAAGAGCACTGGATCAAGTCCTGCTACCCATTCCCgctcctcctcagcctctgcaagcTTCTGGATGGTTACACGAGGTACTGGCATCAGCCCAGGGACCGGTGCTTCCCGTCGCTGGAGACCAAGGACCTGGTGGTGAACACCCTCTCCCGGCTCTGTGAGGTGGTAAGACCAGAAGCTGCCCCATCCCCTGATGTATGGCTCCAGTCGCTGGCTTGGCTTCATAGGAAGGTGGCATCACTGGACTGGACTGTTGGTCTCCGACTGAAGAAGCTTTACGGAGACCACTTCAAGAACGAGGTCCCAGAGACGCTGTTTGAGATCTGCAAGCTCCCAGAGGACGAGTGGACGTCCCGGGCTTTGCCAGCCTACGGGCCGGGCAGTGGGCTCCTGGCATGGATGGAGTGCTGCTGCATGTCCACAGCGCTGAGGGAGACGATGCTGACGCTCCTCGCGGTCAACGTGGACAACCCTGAAGAAGTGAATCTCTTCAGCAAAGGGTTCCTGGTGGCCCTCATACAGGTCCTCCCTTGGTGCAGCCACAGCGAATGGAAGAGGCTTGTGCACGTGGTCCAGAgcttgctgcagaggcaggtcTTGCACGTGCCGTACACGCTGGAGTACGTCCAGCACCTGCCCCTGCTCAACCTCCGGCCTTTCGCCCACTACCTCCAGTTCTCCGTGCTCTTCCTCCGAGGCTtccagctcctctgcagctccagctgctccacgTGGCTGCCGGCGGAGGCCTGGCTCCACGTGGTCCAGCTGTACTGCAGCAGCCTCACGGACCTGCTGGGCTCCGTCAAGAGGGCCGCcgtgccccccgtgccccccgccgAGGACCCGGACCCCGCGCAGGAGGCGTCCTTCGTCTGCATCCAGCTCTTCTGCCACGCGCTGCATGTTTCCGCCATGCTGCCGGCCAACGGCTGCAGCGAGCCGCTGGCGGTGGCGGCACTGGAGGTCCTCTCGCAGTACGAGGCCTTCAGCGCCGCCGACGCGTCCCCCAGCATCGCGCTGCGCAGAGCCAACGAGAGGCACTTCCTGGGCTGCATCACGGACCACGTCGCCGACAAGGCGCTGCGCAGCACCTTGCTGCAGAAGCTCGGCAAGCTGGGAGCGTAG
- the MRM3 gene encoding rRNA methyltransferase 3, mitochondrial, with amino-acid sequence MAALGRLAPGLGRPLLRPAGSPEAAAGRRWARALRRSPVRVLPPQEERGAAAEARRGPAEPRPPPAVERRSGGPGLWYEKAAAGDRRLGKVVTIAKSRKFRDHHGKVLLEGHRLIKDALEAGAVLQTLFFSTVGHLKELPEAELKRANLVKVKFEDIKSWSDLITPQGLIGIFSKPDHAKMAYPAAQLNNSLPVVLICDNIRDPGNLGTILRSAAGAGCEKVLLAKGCVDPWEPKVLRAGMGAHFRVPIVANLDWESVPSHLPAGARVWVADNKDPGSQIETGFTSGSASGSGAVPRNVRAPVKSQPEAHPSESEDGEGAVGARVPELAAQCYYENWVQTPVAVVIGGETHGLSPDALHLAASTGGRRLVIPVVPGVDSLNSAIAAAVVLFEGKRQLLRRHKQEDERQKFPVVG; translated from the exons atggcggcgctggGGCGGCTGGCGCCGGGGCTGGGCCGCCCGCTGCTGCGGCCCGCGGGGTCGCCCGAGGCGGCCGCCGGGCGGCGCTGGGCGCGGGCGCTGAGGCGGAGCCCGGTGCGGGTGCTGCCGCCGCAGGaggagcggggcgcggcggccgaggcgcggcggggcccggcggagccccgcccgccgccggctgtGGAGCGGCGCTCAGGCGGGCCGGGGCTGTGGTACGAGAAGGCGGCGGCCGGTGACAGGAGGCTggg AAAAGTGGTGACTATCGCCAAGTCGCGGAAGTTCCGGGACCACCACGGGAAGGTTCTGCTGGAGGGTCACAGGCTGATCAAGGACGCcctggaggcaggagctgtgctgcAGACTCTCTTCTTCAGCACCGTGGGGCACCTGAAGGAGCTGCCCGAGGCAGAGCTAAAACGAGCAAACTTAGTTAAGGTGAAATTTGAAGACATTAAGAGCTGGTCTGACCTCATAACTCCTCAGGGGCTTATAG GGATCTTTTCCAAGCCTGACCATGCCAAGATGGCTTATCCTGCTGCTCAGCTAAACAACTCATTGCCAGTGGTCCTAATCTGTGACAATATCAGAGATCCAGGAAACCTGGGGACTATTCTGAGGtctgcagctggagcaggctgtGAAAAAGTGCTGCTCGCCAAAG gCTGCGTGGACCCGTGGGAGCCCAAGGTGCTTCGTGCAGGCATGGGAGCGCACTTCCGCGTGCCCATCGTTGCCAACCTGGACTGGGAATCTGTTCCCAGCCACCTTCCTGCTGGCGCCCGGGTCTGGGTGGCGGACAACAAAGACCCCGGCTCGCAGATTGAGACAGGATTCACGTCGGGGAGCGCCAGCGGCTCGGGGGCTGTTCCTCGCAACGTGCGGGCTCCTGTGAAATCACAGCCCGAGGCTCATCCCTCCGAGAGCGAGGATGGGGAGGGAGCGGTGGGTGCCCGTGTCCCGGAGCTCGCTGCGCAGTGTTACTACGAGAACTGGGTGCAAACCCCCGTGGCGGTAGTGATTGGCGGAGAGACCCACGGTCTGAGTCCAGACGCGCTCCACCTCGCAGCGAGCACGGGGGGGAGGAGACTGGTCATTCCCGTGGTCCCAGGCGTGGACAGCTTGAACTCTGCGATAGCTGCTGCCGTTGTGCTGTTCGAGGGGAAGAGACAATTGCTGCGgaggcacaagcaagaagatgAAAGGCAAAAGTTCCCCGTAGTGGGCTAA